A single Carnobacterium alterfunditum DSM 5972 DNA region contains:
- a CDS encoding 3-hydroxyacyl-CoA dehydrogenase/enoyl-CoA hydratase family protein — MNIKKATVLGAGTMGAQIAALLVNAGLKVKLLDIVLDKEDKNKLSKGAYDRITHPKKSMLYNADWNKNLTYGNFEDDLKAGDDSDIFIEAVTEKLAIKHDLWLKVAAIARKDAILASNTSSIPIGAIAKPLPEEAKARFVGVHFFNPPRYMKLVEIIPHEATNPVVTEDLKTFVSTVLGKGAVDANDVSGFVANRIGTYSASDTAYRAEQLGLSITEVDAITGKIIGRPKTGTFRLLDMVGIDIGYFVTKTMMSNPEETEYFKMPKLVEKMVALGNLGDKTKQGFYKKDGRKRLVFDVKTETYVEPKPVELAILKEFSRDLTKNLTTIFESEDEVGIFLWETLRNLMYYSAINVPKATNEYINIDRAMVWGYNWSVGPFQLWDMMGLDKVKARMEKELGELPEWIKERSEPFYQEGQSISPASKPEDFAHKQVWKKEDSELFATQDNFLMLAMRTPNNTITVGFEADIVKAVDVLEKEDYKGLLLYSDGPNFSVGANLYYMKMAIDQELVDTETRKGSELFHEAVRRMKFASKPIVTAAKGRALGGGAELVMASPYVVAAAETYIGLVEAGVGLIPGGGGLAELADRVYRQDVSRADKIRQLADILTQVSTGHVTMSAYEAQQIGFLKETDMIIQNEELVFEAALQTLRLKAAYNYIPNNLVEYEVLGTNFKAIAAAQVDAMVDGHFASKYDGVVTSAIADVLAGGNVPLGTKVNQKWLQKLSEDNFVKLSKNEKTYERIVHMLEKKKPLRN; from the coding sequence ATGAATATAAAAAAAGCAACAGTATTAGGTGCAGGAACAATGGGAGCTCAAATTGCTGCCTTGTTGGTCAATGCAGGTCTAAAAGTAAAACTATTAGATATCGTTTTAGATAAAGAGGATAAAAATAAACTGAGTAAAGGTGCATACGACAGAATTACACATCCCAAAAAGAGCATGCTGTATAATGCCGATTGGAATAAAAATTTGACGTACGGCAACTTTGAAGACGATTTAAAAGCAGGCGACGATTCCGATATCTTTATTGAGGCCGTCACCGAAAAATTAGCGATCAAACATGATTTGTGGCTAAAAGTGGCTGCTATTGCGAGGAAAGATGCAATTCTTGCTTCCAATACTTCTAGTATCCCAATCGGTGCTATTGCTAAACCACTTCCGGAAGAAGCAAAGGCAAGATTTGTAGGCGTGCATTTCTTTAATCCGCCACGCTACATGAAACTAGTGGAAATCATCCCTCATGAAGCAACTAATCCAGTTGTGACCGAGGATTTGAAAACATTTGTTTCGACCGTATTAGGCAAAGGTGCTGTTGACGCCAATGATGTCAGCGGGTTCGTTGCGAATCGAATCGGAACGTATTCAGCTTCTGATACTGCATACCGTGCAGAACAACTTGGTTTATCGATCACTGAAGTAGATGCTATTACCGGTAAAATCATTGGACGGCCGAAGACAGGGACATTCAGATTACTGGATATGGTTGGGATCGATATTGGCTACTTTGTGACAAAAACAATGATGTCCAATCCAGAAGAAACCGAGTATTTCAAAATGCCGAAACTGGTTGAAAAAATGGTTGCTTTGGGCAATCTGGGAGACAAAACAAAGCAGGGATTTTACAAAAAAGACGGCAGAAAACGCTTAGTATTTGATGTAAAAACTGAAACGTATGTTGAACCTAAACCCGTCGAATTGGCTATTTTAAAAGAATTTAGTCGTGATTTGACGAAAAACTTAACGACTATCTTTGAATCTGAAGATGAAGTGGGTATTTTCTTATGGGAAACGCTGCGCAATCTAATGTATTACTCAGCTATCAATGTACCTAAAGCAACAAATGAGTACATCAATATAGATCGAGCTATGGTTTGGGGTTACAACTGGTCTGTTGGACCATTCCAACTATGGGATATGATGGGCTTAGATAAAGTTAAAGCAAGAATGGAAAAAGAATTGGGTGAATTGCCTGAATGGATCAAGGAACGTAGCGAACCATTCTATCAAGAAGGCCAGAGCATTAGTCCAGCATCTAAACCAGAAGATTTCGCACACAAACAAGTCTGGAAAAAAGAAGACTCAGAATTATTTGCAACTCAAGACAACTTCTTGATGTTAGCGATGAGAACGCCAAATAATACGATCACTGTTGGATTTGAAGCAGATATCGTCAAAGCAGTCGATGTACTGGAAAAAGAAGATTATAAAGGATTATTGCTTTACTCAGATGGACCAAACTTCAGTGTTGGGGCCAATCTTTACTACATGAAGATGGCTATCGATCAGGAACTGGTCGACACAGAAACACGTAAAGGGTCAGAATTGTTCCACGAAGCCGTCAGACGGATGAAGTTTGCTTCTAAACCGATCGTGACAGCTGCAAAAGGCAGAGCGCTTGGTGGCGGTGCAGAATTAGTGATGGCCTCACCTTATGTAGTAGCTGCGGCTGAAACGTATATCGGTCTAGTAGAAGCGGGCGTTGGATTGATCCCTGGGGGCGGCGGTCTAGCTGAACTGGCTGATCGTGTGTACCGTCAAGATGTATCAAGAGCTGATAAGATACGTCAATTGGCCGATATTTTAACGCAAGTCTCAACAGGTCACGTGACGATGAGTGCTTATGAAGCACAACAAATTGGATTCTTGAAAGAAACAGACATGATCATTCAAAATGAAGAACTTGTATTTGAAGCAGCATTGCAAACTTTGCGATTGAAAGCTGCCTATAATTACATTCCAAATAACTTAGTTGAATACGAAGTGCTTGGAACAAACTTCAAAGCAATCGCAGCAGCTCAAGTCGATGCAATGGTCGATGGACACTTTGCTTCTAAATATGATGGTGTCGTTACCAGTGCTATTGCAGATGTGTTGGCAGGCGGAAATGTTCCTCTGGGCACCAAAGTCAATCAAAAATGGCTGCAAAAACTTTCAGAAGATAATTTCGTCAAATTGAGTAAGAATGAAAAAACATATGAACGCATTGTACACATGTTAGAGAAAAAGAAACCATTGAGAAATTAA
- the gatC gene encoding Asp-tRNA(Asn)/Glu-tRNA(Gln) amidotransferase subunit GatC, with protein MAITEEDVKHVAKLAKLEISDEGIAHFTEQMDAIIHMVEQLEELDTENVPVMIHGLRTYNVMREDKAVPGTDRALLFTNVKTEKDGFIKVPAIMDNGEAGA; from the coding sequence ATGGCTATTACTGAAGAGGACGTAAAACACGTCGCCAAATTAGCAAAACTAGAAATTAGTGATGAAGGCATTGCTCATTTCACAGAACAAATGGATGCGATCATCCACATGGTGGAACAATTAGAAGAATTAGATACTGAAAATGTACCGGTAATGATCCACGGCTTGCGTACATACAACGTTATGCGCGAGGACAAAGCAGTTCCAGGAACAGATCGTGCATTGCTGTTTACAAATGTAAAAACAGAAAAAGATGGCTTTATCAAAGTTCCTGCAATAATGGACAACGGGGAGGCAGGAGCATAG
- the gatA gene encoding Asp-tRNA(Asn)/Glu-tRNA(Gln) amidotransferase subunit GatA, giving the protein MNITNYTIEELHDLLVKKEVTAQEVVKAVFARINETEEKIGAFITLTEAEALEQAREIDAAGIDPTNILSGIPIGIKDNIITNGTRTTAASKILEDFVPVYDATVTKKLKEANMITVGKLNMDEFAMGGSTETSYYHKTHNPWNLDKVPGGSSGGSAAAVAAGQIPVSLGTDTGGSIRQPAAFNGIVGMKPTYGRVSRFGLIAFGSSLDQIGPLTRTVKDNALVLNAISGHDANDSMSYEGDVPDFTAGIEAGVKGMKIGVPTEYLNEKGLEPGVKEAVLKAIDTFKSLGAIVEEVSLPHSKFGVPAYYIIASSEASSNLQRFDGVRYGYRSTEAKTLDEVFIKSRTEGFGMEVKRRIMLGTFSLSSGFYDAHFKKAGQTRTLIRLDFDKVFKEFDLILGPTTPTTAFGIGEQIDDPIAMYLSDILTVPVNLAGVPAISIPCGFSNELPVGLQLIGNHFDEQTIYQAAYAFEQATEFHKEKPNV; this is encoded by the coding sequence ATGAATATAACAAACTACACAATAGAAGAGTTGCATGATTTGCTTGTCAAAAAAGAAGTAACGGCTCAAGAAGTAGTAAAAGCCGTATTTGCTCGCATCAACGAGACAGAAGAAAAAATTGGCGCTTTTATTACATTGACTGAAGCAGAAGCTCTTGAACAAGCGCGTGAAATTGATGCAGCAGGTATTGACCCAACGAATATTCTGTCAGGTATACCGATTGGGATCAAAGATAACATCATAACAAATGGCACGCGTACAACAGCGGCTAGTAAAATATTAGAAGACTTTGTTCCTGTTTATGATGCAACAGTTACGAAAAAATTAAAAGAAGCAAACATGATCACTGTTGGGAAACTAAACATGGATGAATTTGCTATGGGCGGAAGTACTGAAACGTCTTATTATCATAAAACACACAACCCATGGAATCTGGATAAAGTTCCTGGTGGTTCTTCAGGTGGATCTGCAGCAGCAGTGGCAGCCGGTCAAATCCCAGTATCTTTAGGCACGGACACGGGCGGATCGATCCGTCAACCGGCAGCTTTTAACGGAATCGTTGGTATGAAACCGACTTATGGCCGCGTATCGCGTTTCGGTTTGATTGCTTTTGGATCAAGCTTAGACCAAATTGGACCATTGACACGCACCGTTAAAGATAATGCTTTAGTTTTAAATGCTATCAGCGGACATGATGCGAATGACTCTATGAGTTATGAAGGCGACGTTCCAGATTTCACTGCTGGTATTGAAGCAGGTGTTAAGGGAATGAAAATCGGTGTCCCAACAGAATATTTGAATGAGAAAGGCTTAGAACCAGGCGTGAAAGAAGCTGTTCTTAAAGCAATCGATACATTCAAATCATTAGGGGCTATCGTTGAGGAAGTCAGCTTGCCACACTCAAAATTTGGTGTGCCGGCTTACTATATCATTGCTTCATCTGAAGCTTCTTCAAACTTACAACGCTTTGACGGGGTCCGTTATGGTTACCGTTCAACAGAAGCAAAAACGCTTGATGAAGTTTTCATAAAATCACGTACAGAAGGCTTTGGTATGGAAGTGAAACGCCGGATCATGCTTGGGACATTCTCGTTGAGTTCAGGTTTTTATGATGCTCACTTTAAAAAAGCTGGCCAAACAAGAACATTGATCAGACTAGACTTCGACAAAGTATTCAAAGAATTTGATTTGATCTTAGGGCCAACAACACCAACGACTGCATTTGGCATCGGTGAACAAATCGATGATCCAATCGCAATGTACCTAAGCGATATCTTGACTGTACCGGTTAATTTAGCAGGTGTACCAGCTATCTCTATCCCATGTGGTTTTTCAAATGAGCTACCAGTCGGTCTGCAATTGATTGGAAACCATTTCGACGAACAAACGATTTATCAAGCAGCTTATGCTTTTGAACAAGCTACTGAATTTCATAAAGAAAAACCAAATGTGTAG
- a CDS encoding alpha/beta fold hydrolase, with product MIIYYHGWQSSKELNLTQARYLAQKGFRVLLPDAMNHGERKQPVSRIPALTFWQSIQTNLFEFSFIIDHFQKIGLVGDVIGVGGTSMGGITTCALMTHHPEIKAAACLMGSPKLVAYQERLVQYARKSNRYLPQVQDELLNWIPNYDLSLHPETLDGRSLFIWHGKQDEVVPYQDVADFAEEHKELPNIFFTDENEGHLVKTITMRQVTAFFVNEVL from the coding sequence TTGATAATTTATTACCATGGCTGGCAGTCATCGAAAGAACTGAATTTGACTCAGGCTCGTTATCTAGCACAAAAAGGATTTCGGGTATTATTACCTGATGCCATGAATCATGGCGAGCGCAAGCAACCTGTTTCAAGAATTCCTGCTTTAACCTTTTGGCAAAGCATTCAAACAAATCTGTTCGAATTTTCGTTTATCATCGATCATTTTCAAAAAATCGGGCTCGTTGGTGACGTGATTGGAGTCGGCGGAACGTCTATGGGCGGGATCACGACCTGCGCTTTGATGACCCATCATCCGGAAATCAAAGCAGCAGCCTGCTTGATGGGTTCACCCAAATTAGTAGCTTATCAAGAACGCCTTGTGCAATATGCCCGCAAATCAAACCGTTACTTACCTCAGGTGCAGGATGAACTGTTGAATTGGATCCCAAATTATGATTTGTCGCTGCATCCAGAAACATTGGACGGCCGGTCACTATTCATTTGGCATGGGAAACAAGACGAAGTTGTCCCTTATCAAGACGTTGCTGATTTTGCAGAAGAACACAAAGAACTGCCGAATATTTTCTTCACCGACGAAAATGAAGGTCATTTGGTAAAAACAATTACAATGCGACAAGTAACAGCCTTTTTTGTGAACGAAGTGCTGTAA
- a CDS encoding acyl-CoA dehydrogenase has translation MRNIDIIESFTQALQGDLGQEIRKNTIDRPYTYEDFKKWENYFKEKGLYKEIAEKKITEQNIPALCEFIYTLSQYFPSLSYYFLSKILFGILALKFSATEEQKEKYLDKLVEEDLFATFASKELEAGFELRKMQTVARETKNGWVISGGKEGVACTKESDLFLLLAKISLPSQEKNQFGLFLLEKNTPGITVHYSENKKSASSLRTATLTIDNLAVGEEQFLGSLQNNHEVFKQVLDLWNLLVAAQLLGITRSVFDQGLNHALEINRFGQRFMDAPYIQQQFAQYKIELEVTEQYFSAINLQTQPSTIQVTQLKYKAMEVSHEIIDGVLGIFGSATLAPDHVLRNFKSISESVKNIGETPDFHLKKISKQWKKIKN, from the coding sequence GTGAGGAACATAGATATCATTGAATCATTCACGCAAGCTCTTCAAGGAGACTTGGGGCAGGAAATACGGAAAAATACGATCGACCGTCCGTATACTTATGAGGATTTTAAAAAGTGGGAAAATTATTTTAAAGAAAAAGGGTTATACAAAGAAATTGCCGAAAAAAAGATAACCGAACAAAATATTCCAGCATTGTGCGAATTTATCTACACGCTTTCGCAATATTTTCCTTCTTTATCCTATTATTTTTTAAGTAAAATTTTGTTTGGGATCTTGGCTTTGAAATTCTCTGCCACCGAAGAACAAAAAGAAAAATATCTAGATAAATTAGTAGAGGAAGATCTATTCGCAACATTTGCAAGCAAAGAACTAGAAGCGGGTTTTGAATTAAGGAAAATGCAAACGGTTGCGCGTGAAACGAAAAACGGATGGGTAATCAGCGGAGGAAAAGAAGGTGTTGCCTGCACCAAAGAATCTGATCTTTTCCTTTTGTTGGCAAAAATCTCACTCCCATCGCAAGAAAAAAATCAATTTGGCCTTTTTTTATTAGAAAAAAATACGCCAGGTATCACAGTCCATTATAGTGAAAATAAAAAAAGTGCAAGTTCCCTACGCACGGCCACTCTGACGATCGACAACTTAGCTGTAGGGGAAGAACAATTTTTGGGTAGTTTGCAAAACAATCATGAGGTGTTCAAACAAGTCCTCGACTTGTGGAACCTCTTAGTAGCCGCACAATTATTGGGCATTACCCGGAGTGTTTTTGATCAAGGGCTCAATCATGCGTTAGAAATAAATCGCTTCGGGCAACGCTTCATGGATGCACCATATATCCAACAGCAATTTGCTCAATACAAAATCGAATTAGAGGTCACTGAGCAATACTTTTCAGCCATCAACCTTCAGACTCAGCCTTCGACGATCCAAGTGACTCAATTAAAGTATAAAGCGATGGAGGTGTCCCATGAGATCATTGATGGTGTTCTCGGTATTTTTGGGTCCGCCACACTTGCGCCTGATCATGTGTTAAGAAATTTCAAGAGTATTTCCGAGTCGGTAAAAAATATAGGTGAAACACCTGATTTTCATTTGAAAAAAATCAGTAAACAATGGAAAAAAATAAAAAACTAA
- the gatB gene encoding Asp-tRNA(Asn)/Glu-tRNA(Gln) amidotransferase subunit GatB — protein sequence MNFETVIGLEVHVELKTDSKMFSPAPAHFGAEPNTNTNVIDWGYPGVLPVINKGAIEFGMKAALALNCEIAEDTKFDRKNYFYPDNPKAYQISQFDQPIGYNGWIEIEVEGKKKKIRIERLHLEEDAGKNIHGTDGYSYVDLNRQGTPLVEIVSEADMRSPEEAYAYLEAIKQIIQYTGVSDVKMEEGSMRCDANISIRPIGQEQFGTKTELKNLNSFNFVRRGLAFEEKRQEMILLSGGVIQQETRRYDEATGDTVLMRVKEGSSDYRYFPEPDLPNIVIDEKWVERVKATIPEMPKDRRIRYISELDLPEYDAMVLTATKEMSDFFEGTLANGADAKQASNWLMGEVSAYLNSEKLELHETKLTTGNLAGMINLIADGTISSKIAKKVFRELIITGGDAQEVVEANGWIQLSDPAKLLPIINEILDKNAQSIEDFKNGKDRAVGFLVGQIMKATKGQANPGVVNKLLNDELSKR from the coding sequence ATGAACTTTGAAACAGTAATCGGACTAGAAGTCCACGTAGAATTAAAAACCGACTCAAAAATGTTCTCACCTGCTCCAGCTCATTTTGGTGCAGAACCGAACACAAATACAAATGTCATTGACTGGGGATACCCAGGTGTTCTACCCGTTATCAATAAAGGGGCAATCGAGTTTGGCATGAAAGCGGCTTTAGCCTTGAATTGTGAGATCGCAGAAGATACCAAATTCGATCGAAAAAACTATTTTTACCCAGACAATCCAAAGGCGTATCAAATCTCACAATTTGACCAACCAATTGGCTATAATGGCTGGATCGAGATCGAAGTAGAAGGCAAGAAAAAGAAGATCCGCATCGAACGTTTGCATTTAGAAGAAGATGCTGGGAAAAATATCCATGGAACAGATGGCTATTCATATGTCGATTTAAACCGTCAAGGAACACCACTAGTCGAGATCGTATCTGAAGCTGATATGCGCTCGCCAGAAGAAGCGTATGCGTATTTAGAAGCCATCAAGCAAATCATCCAGTACACAGGCGTAAGTGATGTAAAAATGGAAGAAGGCTCAATGCGTTGTGATGCCAATATCTCTATCCGTCCAATCGGGCAAGAACAATTTGGGACTAAAACGGAATTGAAAAACTTGAATTCCTTTAACTTTGTCCGCCGTGGTCTAGCTTTTGAAGAAAAACGTCAAGAAATGATCCTGTTGTCTGGCGGAGTCATTCAACAAGAAACAAGACGTTACGATGAAGCAACGGGCGATACTGTTTTGATGCGTGTCAAAGAAGGATCAAGCGATTACCGTTATTTTCCAGAACCTGATCTGCCAAATATCGTCATTGATGAAAAATGGGTCGAACGTGTAAAAGCAACGATCCCAGAAATGCCAAAAGATCGTCGCATTCGCTACATCAGTGAGCTGGATCTGCCAGAATACGATGCAATGGTCTTAACAGCGACAAAAGAAATGTCTGATTTCTTTGAAGGTACTTTAGCAAACGGAGCAGATGCAAAACAAGCTTCAAACTGGTTAATGGGTGAAGTTTCAGCGTACTTGAACAGTGAAAAATTAGAGCTGCATGAAACCAAATTAACAACTGGAAACTTAGCTGGTATGATCAATTTGATCGCCGATGGAACGATCAGTTCTAAAATAGCTAAAAAAGTATTCCGCGAATTGATCATAACTGGCGGAGACGCGCAAGAAGTCGTTGAAGCAAATGGGTGGATCCAACTAAGCGATCCAGCAAAATTATTGCCGATCATCAATGAGATATTAGATAAAAATGCACAATCGATCGAAGACTTTAAAAATGGAAAAGACCGTGCAGTTGGCTTCTTAGTCGGGCAAATTATGAAAGCGACAAAGGGACAAGCTAATCCAGGAGTTGTAAATAAACTATTAAATGATGAATTAAGCAAACGCTGA
- a CDS encoding LysR family transcriptional regulator, with amino-acid sequence MKLDIAQLNYFIAIVDANLNLTLAAQNIHVTQSALSQFIINFEKEENLQLFHRKNGRLTGLTPSGEKLYEKALEIVDKHQDLHEMLKQEAQIQQGTIRVGISTIILRLFFTKFIPTFMMKNPGIKIDIVEANNEELVNMLNENRIHAAVLDDPTKLHKDKFEKHILALTEVTAFMHPNHPLTKEEKLNWKMLDNQYVATFNKGFATNTLVMDKLKKMKSQTKVLITSDSWDYMVESTTRTNLIALLPSANFKKYYNYLDNIGVVEKHFNDPIIYTTVLCFPVKKKYNSIEKFVYDSFTKEFPD; translated from the coding sequence ATGAAGTTAGACATTGCTCAACTTAATTATTTTATTGCCATAGTCGATGCAAATTTAAATCTGACATTGGCCGCACAAAATATCCATGTGACCCAATCAGCACTAAGCCAGTTCATCATCAATTTTGAAAAAGAGGAGAACTTACAACTTTTTCATCGCAAGAATGGTCGTTTGACCGGTTTGACACCAAGTGGGGAAAAATTGTACGAGAAGGCGCTAGAAATAGTTGACAAACATCAAGATCTGCATGAAATGTTAAAGCAAGAAGCGCAAATCCAACAAGGAACGATCAGAGTTGGGATCTCGACGATTATTCTGCGGCTTTTTTTCACCAAGTTTATTCCGACTTTTATGATGAAAAACCCAGGGATCAAGATCGATATCGTCGAAGCAAATAACGAAGAACTAGTAAACATGCTGAACGAGAATCGCATTCATGCAGCTGTGTTGGACGATCCGACTAAATTGCATAAAGACAAGTTTGAAAAACACATATTAGCGTTGACTGAAGTAACAGCTTTCATGCACCCAAATCATCCATTGACCAAAGAAGAAAAATTGAATTGGAAAATGCTAGACAACCAATACGTAGCCACATTCAATAAAGGTTTTGCGACCAATACATTGGTGATGGATAAGCTGAAAAAAATGAAATCTCAAACAAAAGTATTGATCACGTCCGATTCTTGGGACTACATGGTCGAATCTACAACGCGTACCAATCTGATTGCGTTACTGCCCTCAGCCAATTTTAAAAAGTATTACAATTACTTAGATAACATAGGAGTGGTTGAAAAGCACTTCAATGATCCCATCATCTATACGACTGTCTTGTGTTTTCCGGTAAAAAAGAAATACAACAGCATCGAAAAGTTTGTCTACGATTCTTTTACCAAAGAATTCCCAGATTAG
- a CDS encoding PaaI family thioesterase — protein sequence MNQFYEERKNEKQSFLTALGGKLEKIESGKAVLSLKKEDWLTQHLGYFHGGVITSLADSAGGAAAVTMVPENYQVVTSELTMHFLRPAVADEVIATAEVIKPGKQLIIVECSVTDKETGKLIAKAIGTWIPVKIEDAMFKG from the coding sequence ATGAATCAATTTTATGAAGAACGAAAAAATGAAAAGCAATCCTTTTTAACCGCACTTGGTGGGAAGTTGGAAAAGATAGAATCAGGTAAAGCCGTCCTCTCTTTGAAGAAAGAAGATTGGTTGACGCAACATCTAGGCTACTTCCATGGAGGAGTCATCACGTCATTGGCAGATTCGGCGGGGGGAGCAGCTGCTGTTACTATGGTACCTGAAAATTACCAAGTCGTGACTTCAGAATTAACGATGCATTTTCTTCGTCCAGCTGTTGCAGATGAGGTCATCGCCACAGCTGAAGTGATCAAACCAGGAAAACAATTGATCATCGTTGAATGTTCCGTAACAGACAAAGAAACTGGGAAACTGATTGCTAAAGCAATTGGTACCTGGATCCCCGTTAAAATAGAAGATGCCATGTTCAAAGGATGA
- a CDS encoding thiolase family protein, producing the protein MQEAYIVAYGRSAVAKGKKDGAYFYDRPEDIAAQVLKGVINRVEGDFDPTLIEDVIVGCSTPEGLQGNNIARAIALRSGLPETVAGQTVNRFCSSGLQTIATAANAIIAGQAEVLAAGGIEFMSSTQMGGSEPSNSPYLQENGPKIAVPMGMTAENVAEKYNVSRKEQDQFGVESHQKAHIAQTEGRFKDEIIPVEIHRVKTTGDKVEVTTEMFDQDEGIRPNTTLDVLGKLRTVFKADGSVTAGTSSQVSDGAGFVILMSGDKVKELGIKPIARFVSFNVAGVDPKFMGIGPVYAVPKALKLAGLKLDDMDLIEFNEAFAAQAIASMNELGMNRDIVNVNGGGIALGHPLGATGAILTAKLLGEMAKRPETKYGMVTMCIGMGMGAAGVFEYLR; encoded by the coding sequence ATGCAAGAAGCTTACATCGTAGCATATGGAAGGTCAGCTGTAGCGAAAGGAAAGAAAGACGGAGCCTATTTTTATGATAGACCCGAAGACATCGCTGCTCAAGTGTTAAAAGGTGTTATTAACAGAGTTGAAGGCGATTTTGACCCTACTCTTATTGAAGATGTCATCGTAGGGTGTTCAACTCCAGAAGGTCTCCAAGGAAACAATATTGCACGTGCTATCGCTCTTAGAAGCGGACTTCCTGAAACAGTGGCTGGCCAAACGGTAAACCGCTTCTGTTCTTCAGGACTTCAAACGATTGCTACTGCCGCCAACGCTATTATAGCAGGCCAAGCAGAAGTACTGGCAGCAGGTGGTATCGAGTTCATGAGTTCTACTCAAATGGGTGGAAGCGAACCGTCAAATAGCCCATACCTACAAGAAAATGGGCCTAAAATCGCTGTTCCAATGGGAATGACGGCAGAAAATGTAGCTGAAAAATACAATGTCTCAAGAAAAGAGCAAGACCAATTTGGTGTTGAAAGTCACCAAAAAGCACATATTGCCCAAACAGAAGGCCGTTTTAAAGACGAAATCATTCCAGTAGAGATCCATCGTGTGAAAACGACAGGTGACAAAGTGGAAGTTACGACAGAAATGTTTGATCAAGATGAAGGGATCCGTCCGAACACAACGCTAGATGTTTTAGGAAAATTGCGTACCGTCTTTAAAGCAGACGGCAGCGTAACAGCTGGGACTTCTTCTCAAGTTAGTGATGGAGCTGGATTTGTCATCCTAATGTCTGGTGATAAGGTGAAAGAATTGGGAATCAAACCGATTGCTCGTTTCGTTTCCTTTAATGTTGCCGGTGTCGATCCTAAATTCATGGGTATCGGACCAGTATATGCCGTTCCTAAGGCATTAAAATTGGCTGGATTGAAACTAGATGACATGGACTTGATCGAATTCAATGAAGCATTTGCGGCGCAAGCTATCGCTTCTATGAATGAACTGGGCATGAACCGTGACATCGTGAATGTCAACGGAGGAGGTATTGCTTTAGGTCATCCACTAGGAGCAACTGGAGCCATCTTGACAGCTAAACTGCTGGGCGAAATGGCGAAGCGTCCTGAAACCAAATACGGTATGGTCACCATGTGTATCGGAATGGGTATGGGAGCAGCAGGCGTTTTTGAATATTTAAGATAA